One window from the genome of Salvia miltiorrhiza cultivar Shanhuang (shh) chromosome 7, IMPLAD_Smil_shh, whole genome shotgun sequence encodes:
- the LOC130994795 gene encoding glycine dehydrogenase (decarboxylating), mitochondrial, with amino-acid sequence MERARKLANRAILRRLVSESKQQPLHNQSSRYASSLSPSVVQGRSAANASAANHRFYSRNLAQFVGTRSISVDALKPSDTFPRRHNSATPEDQSKMAEFVGFETLDSLIDATVPKSIRAGDMKFSIFDEGLTEAQMIEHMKDLASKNKVFKSFIGMGYYNTFVPPVILRNIMENPAWYTQYTPYQAEISQGRLESLLNYQTMVTDLTGLPMSNASLLDEGTAAAEAMAMCNNILKGKKKTFVIASNCHPQTIDVCKTRADGFDLKVVVSDVKDIDYSSGDVCGVLVQYPGTEGEVLDYGEFVKKAHANGVKVVMASDLLALTMLKPPGEFGADIVVGSAQRFGVPMGYGGPHAAFLATSQEYKRMMPGRIIGVSVDSSGKPALRMAMQTREQHIRRDKATSNICTAQALLANMAAMYAVYHGPEGLKSIAQRVHGLAATFAAGLKKLGTVEVQSLPFFDTVKVKCGDAKAIADAAYKNEINLRVVDENTITVAFDETTTLEDVDKLFSVFASGKPVPFTAESLASEVQNLIPAGLVRQSPFLTNQIFNSYHTEHELLRYIHKLQSKDLSLCHSMIPLGSCTMKLNATTEMMPVTWPAFTDIHPFAPTEQAAGYQEMFNNLGDLLCTITGFDSFSLQPNAGAAGEYAGLMVIRAYHRSRGDHHRDVCIIPVSAHGTNPASAAMCGMKIVAVGTDSKGNINIEELRKAAETNKNNLAALMVTYPSTHGVYEEGIDEICKIIHDNGGQVYMDGANMNAQVGLTSPGFIGADVCHLNLHKTFCIPHGGGGPGMGPIGVKKHLAPFLPSHPVIATGGIPEPEQSQPLGTISAAPWGSALILPISYTYIAMMGSKGLTDASKIAILNANYMAKRLEKDFPVLFRGVNGTCAHEFIIDLRGFKNTAGIEPEDVAKRLMDYGFHAPTMSWPVPGTLMIEPTESESKAELDRFCDALISIREEISMIEKGKADINNNVLKSAPHPPSLLMADVWTKPYSREYAAFPAAWLKNAKFWPTTGRVDNVYGDRNLICTLLPVSQMAEEAAAATA; translated from the exons atggAGCGCGCGAGGAAGCTAGCCAACCGTGCCATCCTCCGCCGCCTCGTCTCCGAATCGAAGCAGCAGCCATTGCACAACCAATCCTCGCGCTACGCCTCCTCCCTCTCCCCCAGCGTCGTGCAGGGCCGGAGCGCCGCCAATGCCTCCGCCGCCAACCACCGCTTCTACTCTCGAAACCTCGCCCAATTCGTCGGCACCCGCTCCATCTCCGTCGACGCCCTCAAGCCCAGCGACACCTTCCCGCGCCGCCACAACTCCGCCACGCCGGAGGACCAGTCCAAGATGGCGGAGTTCGTCGGCTTCGAAACCCTAGATTCCCTAATCGACGCCACCGTCCCCAAATCCATCCGCGCGGGCGACATGAAGTTTTCAATCTTCGACGAGGGCTTGACGGAGGCGCAGATGATCGAGCACATGAAGGATTTAGCTTCGAAAAACAAGGTTTTCAAGTCGTTTATTGGGATGGGGTATTACAACACATTTGTGCCTCCTGTGATTCTGAGGAATATAATGGAGAATCCGGCTTGGTATACTCAATACACCCCTTACCAAGCTGAGATTTCTCAAGGGAGGCTCGAATCGTTGTTGAATTATCAAACCATGGTTACAGATCTCACCGGCTTGCCCATGTCGAACGCCTCCCTCCTCGATGAAGGGACCGCGGCCGCAGAGGCAATGGCGATGTGCAACAACATCTTGAAGGGGAAGAAGAAGACCTTTGTGATTGCCAGCAACTGCCACCCTCAGACAATCGATGTTTGCAAGACGAGGGCCGATGGATTCGATCTGAAAGTTGTTGTCTCGGATGTGAAGGACATTGATTACAGCTCCGGTGATGTCTGTGGCGTGCTCGTGCAGTATCCGGGGACGGAGGGGGAGGTTCTCGACTACGGGGAGTTCGTCAAGAAGGCTCACGCTAATGGTGTGAAGGTTGTGATGGCCTCTGATTTGCTGGCCTTGACAATGCTGAAGCCACCGGGCGAGTTTGGGGCCGATATTGTGGTGGGGTCGGCTCAGAGGTTTGGGGTTCCGATGGGGTATGGCGGCCCCCACGCTGCGTTCTTGGCTACCTCGCAGGAGTACAAGAGGATGATGCCCGGGAGGATCATTGGTGTCAGTGTTGATTCGTCCGGGAAGCCTGCTCTTCGGATGGCTATGCAGACGAGGGAGCAGCATATCCGCCGTGACAAGGCCACTAGCAACATCTGCACTGCTCAA GCTTTGCTGGCCAACATGGCTGCCATGTATGCCGTCTATCATGGACCGGAAGGCCTTAAGAGTATTGCTCAACGGGTGCATGGTTTGGCTGCAACTTTTGCCGCTGGATTGAAAAAGCTCGGGACTGTAGAAGTTCAGAGCCTTCCGTTCTTTGACACGGTGAAGGTCAAATGTGGAGATGCAAAGGCGATTGCTGATGCTGCTTACAAGAATGAAATAAATTTGAGGGTTGTCGACGAGAACACT ATAACCGTTGCTTTTGATGAAACAACTACATTGGAAGATGTGGACAAGTTGTTTTCCGTCTTTGCATCTGGCAAGCCT GTACCATTCACTGCTGAATCTCTTGCATCAGAGGTTCAGAACTTGATTCCTGCAGGACTTGTGAGGCAGAGCCCGTTTCTAACGAACCAAATATTCAACTC GTACCACACTGAGCATGAACTTCTTCGATACATCCACAAACTTCAGTCGAAGGATCTCTCTTTGTGCCATAGCATGATTCCCTTGGGATCGTGCACGATGAAACTGAATGCAACGACAGAAATGATGCCGGTGACGTGGCCTGCCTTCACGGACATTCACCCTTTTGCCCCCACGGAACAGGCTGCTGGTTACCAG GAAATGTTCAATAATTTGGGTGACCTATTGTGTACGATCACTGGCTTCGATTCTTTCTCTCTACAACCCAATGCCGGTGCAGCTGGAGAATATGCTGGACTCATGGTTATTCGAGCATATCACAGG TCGAGAGGAGACCACCACCGCGATGTATGCATCATTCCAGTCTCGGCACATGGAACGAACCCTGCAAGCGCGGCCATGTGTGGGATGAAAATTGTGGCTGTTGGAACTGATTCGAAGGGAAACATCAACATTGAAGAGTTGCGGAAGGCTGCGGAGACGAACAAGAACAACTTGGCTGCTCTTATG GTCACATATCCTTCGACCCATGGAGTTTACGAGGAAGGCATTGACGAGATCTGCAAAATAATCCACGACAATGGCGGACAAGTTTATATGGATGGAGCCAACATGAACGCTCAG GTTGGTTTGACTAGCCCGGGTTTCATTGGTGCTGATGTTTGTCATCTCAATCTCCACAAAACGTTCTGTATTCCCCACGGTGGAGGCGGACCTGGTATGGGGCCTATTGGGGTGAAGAAACACCTAGCGCCGTTCCTACCTTCGCATCCAGTG ATAGCCACCGGAGGCATACCAGAACCCGAGCAATCTCAACCACTCGGTACTATCTCTGCTGCGCCATGGGGCTCCGCTCTCATTTTACCTATATCGTACACCTACATTGCCATGATGGGATCGAAGGGATTAACTGATGCATCAAAGATTGCCATCTTGAACGCAAACTACATGGCCAAGCGTTTGGAG AAGGATTTCCCCGTTCTTTTCCGCGGTGTGAATGGAACGTGCGCCCACGAGTTCATCATCGATTTGAGAGGCTTTAAG AACACCGCTGGGATCGAGCCCGAGGATGTTGCCAAACGTCTAATGGACTACGGATTCCACGCTCCCACAATGTCGTGGCCTGTTCCTGGCACACTCATGATTGAGCCCACTGAAAGTGAAAGCAAG GCTGAGCTAGACAGGTTCTGCGATGCTCTCATCTCTATCCGGGAAGAGATCTCTATGATCGAGAAAGGAAAAGCCGACATCAACAACAATGTGCTCAAG AGCGCTCCACACCCGCCCTCGTTGCTCATGGCCGACGTCTGGACTAAACCATACTCACGAGAATATGCAGCCTTCCCCGCTGCATGGCTCAAGAATGCCAAGTTCTGGCCAACCACAG GGCGTGTCGACAACGTGTATGGAGACCGGAACCTTATCTGCACCCTCCTCCCGGTGTCACAGATGGCGGAGGAGGCGGCCGCCGCGACTGCTTAA